A window of the Eremothecium cymbalariae DBVPG#7215 chromosome 5, complete sequence genome harbors these coding sequences:
- the UTP20 gene encoding Utp20p (similar to Ashbya gossypii AEL006W): MAKQKTTTKSAKRYRYSSFKDKIDDLKIEPAKNLTTRAHDYVETSHLLSSFERWREFNLSGDFIEFADEIENLIQTLPQVLYHEKKIFNILMKHIEKHDDKSLQPLLDLLSQFCHDLGPDFLKFYDSCLSTLIRLLDDAIKFEKSDVFEWGFNCLAYIFKYLSRNLSQDLLPTFNLLFPLLSHKKDFMSRFAAEALSFLIRKTTAANLSIFVEYSFKKLSDLENKNFYEGLQALFSEALKSTSEALHSKCNTIIGVLLMVSLSDSQSAATISLVSDILMDILRHASAENAQPLYDTVIVTLEQFLNQHEDADLNKALKILSTLSFAESGRKVSDWNALTGSIQKVLNHSNNSNLSPDVTAFMFSIILRNSDVRTLTHFHKIMFEYYLEHFPLHFIEFFKFSLDLDKAKLCSFNGSRYIQRFVNTYGKAYPKKLALFFLDIGYKPDLLSRLNINIPEDFTNLLVEDLESFTDLDSENTQLEVYWRIILINRANLESTLFLVPLITKLLNSSNINDFTRDLLGNLLLTLHLKDREVIASLIKPLSEKFDEFGTSPIFTRSINRIFSSCENLNAIISDKFLYKVSKNLLLPGKSNRYESLKLIISVLNTFGREVPQLINDLMLIEDIPLDLSNGRDLTLRLRKIGSDFAKLEPDHLICSVFFNHIFGLLTVRFSPIWDGINEILPRIFEKNQNLVWEICLHFINVLDNNPSLHYIDTPLTDDNREPFWVVSVNRLNDVVQAADKVFDAYFFTDASLVDMTIKGRESLEYPGMIRNQALKILLLLPGLAERHSRELVPFLLNQEDSVDVIDHKADSIMKEAIQTSASWCETDRNLLMKLVGKFRNIKAVYKSEELHQRLLILLGSRTTDAQKLSFEALLAYKEPVVVKYKDNLKNLLDDTLFKDEIIKLLAKDESRIIEAADEESLMPFVLRILFGRVQTPNTSGINKSRKIAVITVLPNLGEKYIIQFLALGSQRFNYNYFFENENQIKSTEATSVTLRRMAGFVNVVASSLSALGSKFPGAIRTVINPLIYTMCLSNFVIDHNTTENYVYKVAANVRQQGMKCFYELFCHVGEIIDWTEFIPNIHNYVIKPRIPKFKDENLQQPSSMMKLISYWSRSKKLYPLLYYNNYSCVYAFTEVLSSTINAQDSVVKVILEFFDRVVKNPTSENEYIELISIIVSTSLHVLPTLLTTLQDQNTVSTAISLLLNITEAGYIQDNDTTKLLIDALSLVLEKDISNVKTPDKIKLFNCLAYLVESYDCSWCDIENLYISCSKFYRTFVDRNLREALNKVLSSIGSRFVEVGPTVKLLNDLNSYSASRMQEYDFERILPAFKCFNEEQYLRFNETQWLPVLYCMLFFINDKAELVIRTNATYSLTRFIDYTNIKIAEQNTEKCMSMIKEIILPNLKLGLRKSSEEIQNEYIAVLAYIVTHSKFFNELEDMKCLLFNGDEEANFFKNINHIQLHRRQRAIKRLSECANMLSENSVSHYLMPMVERYIFCDDERYRNICNEAITCIGALSNSATWNQYKAILRRYISMLNTKPSHLKELVLVIVQVSNSFKNTMEHYRGINSTKQAIRKFPTKFQEPESYVKKEVYPILHKILGIRNEETIVARIPLSQALINLVLGLEYDDTVAHLSGILTSICQILRSRSEELRDAVRKNLSNISVILGPGYLNFVIRELKSALSRGSQVHVLSYTVHYLLMAMAGILKHGDLDGLAEMVVDIVMGDIFGSAGQEKDAEGYTSKMKEVKFNKSYDTGEILTANITLPVFGTLLRSIKALLSERLTLKNQRKLEELLRRYVLGLNHNDEGGSKDMLTLCYEIFQQSQLTLRDPTANGKNPSDKEEFFLVNLNSKVASVQTENSYYISTLQRFSLDLLKTAISRHPDLLDTAYLDGFVPLLKEGLLSENETVVISAMRILTIIIKLEFSEDSEKIFKSCARKVLNVIKDSPSTSSELCQVGLKFLSVLIRHKDISVKDTALDYVLGRIQPDLMEPSKQGLAFGFLKALLSKHIMLPKIYDIVDNVAEIMVTNHAKEIRDVARSAYYQFLMEYDQSRGRLEKQFKFLVNNLQYPSQEGRQSVMELLNLIINKSSPDLLLKLSSSFFVFLANVAVNDDSPKCRKMATLLLSGMFSRLGSSNMGTIEKYINSWLKQIDNPTFINLGLKIYKIYLSELPFEDTSLHRTAISRIKSVVSNTDVGSDSKWDDVYTALETFAIFAEKRKDEVYGNGYSTMWDSIIGCLLYPHEWVRSSSARLINILLSNTGLLETPLDDYKIQTIAYRLFRVLGSPSSSKEVGSKQVCVKILVHIVQSWAKNKTPYIYKADGEGNKYLNAIEFAIVRTSSIIRSEENPTDSYASKIASIQLLAMILQILTVEEVIESAEKFILPLYIYVEDTSNSNSSVEEEELRVKAHECMEMLENKLSVSDFTKAYTAVKQIVIRRRQERKAKRALLAVRAPSLAAERKLKKHARSRDKRKHEKDENGYYQRKIKK, encoded by the coding sequence ATGGCTAAGCAAAAGACTACAACAAAATCAGCTAAAAGATACAGGTATTCATCTTTCAAGGATAAAATTGATGACTTGAAGATTGAACCAGCTAAAAATTTGACAACAAGAGCACATGATTACGTGGAAACGTCACATTTATTGTCTTCATTTGAGCGGTGGAGAGAATTTAACTTGAGTGGTGATTTCATTGAGTTTGCAGATGAGATTGAAAATTTAATTCAAACCCTTCCGCAGGTGTTATACCAtgagaaaaagatatttaaTATCCTTATGAAGCATATTGAAAAACATGATGACAAATCTTTGCAACCACTGCTGGACTTGTTGTCACAATTTTGTCATGATTTGGGTCCTGATTTCCTTAAATTCTACGACTCGTGTCTCTCTACACTGATTAGATTGTTAGATGATGCTATTAAATTCGAAAAGTCGGATGTTTTTGAATGGGGTTTTAACTGTTTGGcatatattttcaaatatttatctaGGAATTTATCTCAGGATTTGTTACCAACGTTTAATTTATTGTTCCCATTGTTGTCGCATAAAAAAGATTTCATGTCTAGGTTCGCTGCTGAAGCATTATCTTTTCTTATTAGGAAAACAACTGCTGCTAACCTGTCTATATTTGTTGAGTATTCTTTTAAGAAGTTGAGTGATCTTGAAAATAAGAATTTTTATGAAGGCTTACAAGCTTTGTTTAGTGAAGCGCTAAAGAGTACATCAGAAGCATTACATTCCAAATGTAATACCATTATTGGAGTGCTATTAATGGTCTCTTTGAGTGACAGCCAATCCGCTGCTACTATTTCTTTAGTATCAGATATCTTAATGGACATACTGAGACATGCATCTGCTGAAAATGCCCAGCCATTGTACGACACCGTTATTGTAACCTTGGAGCAGTTCTTAAACCAACATGAAGATGCAGATTTGAATAAGGctttgaaaattttatctACTTTGTCTTTTGCGGAAAGTGGTAGGAAGGTGTCTGATTGGAATGCTTTAACAGGCAGTATCCAAAAGGTTTTGAATCATTCTAATAACTCTAACTTATCTCCAGATGTTACGGCATTCatgttttcaataattcttCGTAATTCTGATGTCAGAACGCTGACTCATTTTCACAAAATAatgtttgaatattatttggAACACTTTCCTTTGCACtttattgaattctttaaattttcATTGGACCTTGATAAAGCTAAACTTTGTTCCTTTAATGGTTCTAGATATATTCAAAGGTTTGTGAATACCTATGGGAAAGCCTATCCGAAGAAACTTgcattgttttttttaGACATTGGGTACAAACCGGACTTACTTTCCAGGttgaatattaatattcCCGAAGATTTTACTAATCTTTTGGTTGAGGATTTAGAATCCTTCACTGATTTGGACTCTGAGAACACTCAGTTAGAAGTTTACTGGAgaattattttaattaataGGGCTAATCTTGAGTCTACCCTATTTTTGGTGCCTctaataacaaaattattaaattcttcGAACATTAATGACTTTACAAGGGACCTCCTTGGAAACCTTCTTCTAACTTTGCATTTAAAAGACAGAGAAGTTATTGCTTCATTAATCAAACCTTtatctgaaaaatttgatgaatttggTACTAGTCCGATATTTACTCGAAGTATTAATCGTATTTTCAGTTCCTGTGAAAACCTAAACGCCATTATCTCTGATAAGTTTTTATACAAAGTCTCCAAAAATTTGCTGCTGCCGGGAAAAAGTAATCGTTATGAATCCTTGAAGTTAATAATCTCCGTATTAAACACTTTTGGGAGGGAAGTACCACAGCTAATCAACGATTTAATGCTCATTGAGGATATTCCTTTGGATTTATCAAATGGCCGTGATTTAACCTTGCGCCTTCGAAAGATCGGTTCTGATTTCGCTAAGCTTGAGCCAGATCATTTAATATGCAGTGTGTTTTTTAACCATATATTTGGACTATTAACTGTAAGGTTCTCTCCAATATGGGACGGCATTAACGAAATTTTACCTAGAATATTTGAGAAGAATCAGAATCTGGTTTGGGAAATATGTTTACATTTTATCAACGTTTTAGATAATAATCCGAGTCTGCACTATATCGACACGCCACTGACTGATGATAATAGAGAGCCATTCTGGGTCGTTAGTGTTAACAGGCTCAACGATGTCGTTCAGGCCGCTGATAAAGTATTTGATGCTTATTTTTTTACCGATGCATCTCTTGTTGATATGACAATTAAGGGAAGAGAGTCTCTTGAATATCCTGGAATGATCAGGAATCAAGCTCTGAAGATTTTGCTTTTGCTACCAGGGTTAGCAGAGCGCCATTCTAGAGAATTAGTTCCATTCTTACTCAACCAAGAGGATTCGGTTGATGTTATTGACCATAAGGCTGATTCAATTATGAAAGAAGCAATACAAACATCTGCTAGTTGGTGCGAAACTGACAGGAATTTGCTAATGAAGTTAGTTGGGAAATTCAGAAATATAAAAGCTGTTTATAAATCTGAGGAACTTCATCAACGTTTGCTAATTTTATTGGGAAGTAGGACGACAGATGCACAAAAATTATCATTCGAGGCTCTATTAGCTTATAAAGAACCTGTTGTGGTAAAATACAAGGATAACTTGAAGAACCTGTTGGACGATACACTGTTTAAGGATGAGATAATTAAGTTACTTGCAAAGGATGAATCTAGAATCATTGAAGCTGCTGATGAAGAGAGTTTAATGCCATTTGTTTTAAGAATTCTTTTCGGTCGTGTTCAAACTCCTAATACTAGTGGTATAAATAAGAGCAGGAAAATTGCTGTTATAACTGTTTTGCCTAATCTGGGTGAGAAGTATATAATACAATTTTTGGCATTAGGAAGTCAAAGATTTAATTATAACTACTTctttgaaaatgaaaaccaaATTAAAAGTACTGAAGCCACTTCAGTCACTTTAAGAAGAATGGCAGGTTTTGTTAATGTGGTAGCTTCCTCCTTATCTGCTCTGGGCTCGAAATTTCCCGGTGCTATCAGGACTGTCATTAATCCATTAATATACACTATGTGTCTATCaaattttgttattgaCCATAATACTACGGAGAACTATGTTTACAAAGTTGCAGCTAATGTTAGGCAGCAAGGAATGAAATGTTTttatgaattattttgtcACGTTGGAGAGATTATAGATTGGACAGAATTTATCCCTAATATTCATAACTATGTTATTAAGCCTCGTATTCCTAagtttaaagatgaaaactTACAGCAGCCATCCTCTatgatgaagttgatttCATATTGGTCAAGATCTAAGAAACTTTACCCATTATTGTATTACAACAACTATTCATGTGTATATGCATTTACAGAAGTCTTATCATCAACTATAAATGCACAAGACTCCGTTGTTAAGGTTATTCTTGAGTTTTTTGACCGTGTTGTAAAAAACCCAACTAGTGAGAATGAGTATATCGAATTAATTTCCATTATTGTCTCGACCTCTTTACATGTATTGCCTACTCTTTTGACAACACTCCAAGATCAAAATACCGTTTCAACTGCAATAAGCttgttgttgaatattACTGAAGCAGGTTACATACAGGATAATGATACGACAAAATTGTTAATTGATGCATTGAGTTTGGTGCtagaaaaagatatttctaatgTTAAAACGCCTGATAAGATTAAGTTATTCAATTGTTTGGCTTATCTGGTGGAATCTTACGACTGCTCCTGGTGCGATATTGAAAATCTTTATATCTCATGTTCCAAGTTTTACAGAACATTCGTTGATAGAAACCTGAGGGAAGCTTTGAATAAAGTTTTGTCCAGCATTGGCTCTAGATTTGTTGAGGTTGGACCTACTGTTAAATTACTTAATGATTTGAATTCTTATTCCGCCTCTCGAATGCAAGaatatgattttgaaagaatattACCTGCATTCAAGTGTTTCAATGAAGAACAATATTTGCGTTTCAATGAAACGCAATGGCTGCCAGTATTATACTGTATGTTGTTCTTTATAAATGATAAGGCGGAATTGGTTATCAGGACTAATGCAACTTATTCGTTAACTCGTTTCATTGACtatacaaatataaagaTAGCTGAGCAGAATACCGAGAAATGCATGTCTATGATTAAGGAGATTATTCTACCAAACCTGAAATTAGGGTTAAGGAAATCTTCAGAAGAAATTCagaatgaatatattgctgTTTTAGCGTACATCGTAACGCACTCGaagttttttaatgaattagAAGATATGAAATGCCTATTGTTCAATGGTGATGAAGAGgcaaatttttttaagaaTATTAATCACATTCAACTGCATCGTCGCCAGAGAGCCATTAAAAGGTTAAGTGAGTGTGCAAATATGCTCTCTGAAAATAGTGTTTCGCATTACTTGATGCCGATGGTTGAGCGTTACATATTTTGTGATGATGAGAGGTACAGAAATATATGCAACGAGGCTATTACTTGTATTGGTGCACTTTCTAATTCTGCTACTTGGAACCAATATAAAGCAATATTAAGAAGATATATTTCTATGTTAAACACAAAGCCATCCCACTTAAAAGAACTGGTATTAGTTATTGTTCAAGTTTCAAATTCGTTCAAGAATACCATGGAACACTATAGAGGTATTAACTCAACCAAGCAAGCTATTAGGAAGTTCCCGACAAAATTTCAAGAGCCAGAATCTTATGTTAAAAAAGAGGTATATCCGATTTTGCACAAGATCTTGGGCATTAGAAACGAAGAGACTATTGTAGCCAGAATCCCATTATCTCAAGCATTAATAAATCTAGTCCTTGGTcttgaatatgatgatactGTGGCACATTTGTCTGGAATTTTGACGAGTATTTGTCAAATTTTGCGGAGTAGGTCAGAGGAACTACGTGATGCTGTTCGAAAAAACTTGAGTAATATCTCTGTTATATTAGGGCCTGGTTACTTAAATTTTGTGATTCGAGAATTGAAATCTGCCTTATCTAGAGGCTCTCAAGTTCATGTATTGAGTTACACTGTTCATTATCTTTTGATGGCAATGGCAGGTATCTTAAAACATGGGGACCTAGACGGCTTAGCAGAAATGGTTGTTGATATCGTTATGGgagatatatttggatcAGCTGGTCAAGAAAAGGATGCAGAAGGATATACTTCGAAGATGAAGGAAGTCAAATTTAACAAGAGTTATGATACAGGGGAAATTTTAACTGCAAATATTACCCTGCCAGTTTTTGGCACTTTGTTGCGTTCTATCAAAGCATTATTATCTGAACGTCTTACTTTGAAAAACCAACGtaaattggaagaattaCTTAGAAGATATGTGCTTGGGTTGAATCATAATGATGAAGGTGGTTCTAAGGATATGTTGACTTTGTGTTATGAAATCTTCCAGCAGTCTCAATTAACTTTGCGCGATCCAACTGCAAATGGAAAAAACCCTTCCGATAAAGAGGAATTTTTCTTAGTCAATTTGAACTCAAAAGTTGCTTCTGTTCAGACTGAAAACTCTTATTATATTTCGACGCTACAAAGGTTTTCCTTAGATCTATTAAAAACAGCAATTTCCAGGCATCCTGATTTATTAGATACTGCTTATTTGGATGGATTTGTACCTCTGTTAAAGGAGGGTTTGCTTTCAGAGAATGAAACGGTTGTCATTAGTGCTATGCGTATATTGacaattattattaagtTAGAATTCTCCGAAGACTCagaaaaaatttttaagaGCTGTGCTAGGAAGGTATTAAATGTCATTAAGGACTCcccttcaacttcttcgGAACTATGTCAAGTTGGTCTAAAATTCCTATCCGTTTTAATTCGTCATAAGGATATTAGTGTAAAGGATACTGCCCTAGACTATGTTCTTGGTCGTATTCAACCTGATTTGATGGAGCCCAGTAAGCAAGGATTAgcttttggatttttgaaGGCGTTACTATCCAAGCACATAATGTTACCAAAAATTtatgatattgttgataatGTTGCGGAGATTATGGTCACAAATCATGCTAAGGAAATCAGAGATGTGGCTAGGAGTGCgtattatcaatttttaATGGAATATGATCAAAGTAGAGGGCGGTTAGAAAAGCAGTTCAAGTTTTTGGTGAACAACTTGCAATATCCATCTCAAGAAGGCAGGCAATCCGTTATGGAACTGTTAAATTTGATTATCAATAAATCAAGCCCTGATTTACTATTGAAgttatcttcttccttttttgtatttttggCCAATGTTGCAGTAAATGACGATTCACCAAAATGCAGGAAAATGGCCACCTTATTACTCTCCGGTATGTTCAGCAGATTAGGTTCGTCGAATATGGGTACCATTGAAAAGTATATTAATTCTTGGctaaaacaaattgataatCCGACGTTCATAAACTTGGGATTGAAAAtctacaaaatatatttgtcTGAGTTACCTTTTGAAGACACCTCGTTGCACCGTACTGCTATTTCTCGGATCAAATCCGTCGTTTCTAATACAGATGTAGGTTCGGATTCAAAATGGGATGATGTTTATACTGCTCTCGAAACTTTTGCAATTTTTGCTGAGAAGAGAAAAGATGAGGTTTATGGAAATGGGTATTCAACTATGTGGGACAGTATCATAGGCTGTTTATTGTACCCTCATGAATGGGTTCGTAGCTCATCTGCGCGTTTAATAAACATATTACTTTCAAATACTGGACTATTAGAAACACCATTAGATGATTATAAAATCCAGACTATTGCATACAGATTATTCAGGGTATTGGGCtctccatcttcttctaagGAGGTAGGCTCTAAGCAAGTTTGCGTGAAGATTTTGGTCCACATTGTTCAATCATGGGCAAAGAATAAGACGCCATACATTTATAAAGCTGATGGAGAAGGAAACAAGTATCTGAATGCAATTGAATTTGCCATTGTGAGAACAAGTTCCATAATCAGGAGTGAAGAAAATCCAACTGATTCATATGCCTCAAAGATAGCTAGTATTCAATTGCTTGCAATGATCCTTCAAATACTAACggttgaagaagttattgAAAGTGCAGAGAAATTCATCTTACCACTGTATATTTATGTCGAAGATACTTCGAACTCAAACTCTAGTgttgaggaagaagagcTTCGTGTAAAGGCCCACGAGTGTATGGAGATGTTGGAAAACAAACTGTCGGTATCTGATTTTACTAAAGCTTACACTGCGGTTAAACAAATTGTAATTAGAAGAAGACAAGAGAGAAAGGCTAAAAGAGCTCTTTTAGCTGTAAGAGCACCTTCGCTAGCAGCAGAAAGGAAGTTAAAAAAGCATGCTAGATCAAGAGATAAAAGGAAGCATGAAAAAGATGAGAATGGGTATTaccaaagaaaaataaaaaagtaG